A DNA window from Insulibacter thermoxylanivorax contains the following coding sequences:
- a CDS encoding homocysteine synthase: protein MTEERKLQLETLAVHAGQQLDPTTMSRAVPIYQTTSYGFRDTDHAANLFSLAESGNIYTRIMNPTTDVFEQRMAALEGGVGALALSSGQAAITYAILNIAEAGDEIVSSSSLYGGTYNLFAITLKKFGINVIFVDPDDLDNFRKAITPKTKAIFAETIGNPRGDVLDIEAVAKIAHENGIPLIVDNTFPSPYLLRPIEHGADIVVHSATKFIGGHGTSIGGVIIDGGKFDWKASGKFPGLTEPDPSYNGLVYADALGPLAYIIKARVQLLRDIGASLSPFNAFLLLQGLETLHLRMERHSANALKVAQYLEQHDAVTSVSYPGLSSHPSYELAKKYLPKGAGAILTFEIKGGIEAGKKLINSVKLFSHLANVGDSKSLIIHPASTTHSQLNEEELAAAGVTPGMVRLSVGTEHIDDIIYDLEQAIAASQR, encoded by the coding sequence ATGACTGAGGAACGTAAGCTTCAACTTGAAACCTTGGCTGTTCATGCCGGACAGCAGCTGGATCCGACAACCATGTCTCGTGCGGTTCCGATCTATCAGACGACATCTTATGGTTTTCGGGATACAGATCACGCAGCTAACCTGTTCTCTTTGGCTGAAAGCGGCAACATCTATACGCGGATTATGAATCCGACGACGGACGTCTTCGAGCAGCGTATGGCCGCATTGGAAGGAGGGGTAGGTGCACTTGCGCTGTCCTCGGGACAAGCAGCGATCACCTATGCGATCTTGAATATTGCGGAAGCGGGGGATGAGATCGTATCTTCTTCCAGTTTGTACGGCGGTACATACAACTTGTTTGCGATTACGCTGAAGAAGTTCGGGATCAATGTGATCTTCGTCGATCCCGATGATCTGGACAACTTCCGCAAGGCGATCACACCGAAGACGAAGGCCATCTTCGCAGAGACGATCGGCAACCCGCGCGGGGATGTCCTGGACATCGAAGCGGTGGCGAAGATCGCCCATGAGAACGGCATTCCGCTGATCGTGGACAATACGTTCCCGAGCCCATACCTGCTCAGACCGATTGAGCATGGGGCGGATATTGTCGTGCATTCGGCGACGAAATTCATCGGTGGACACGGCACGTCGATCGGGGGAGTCATCATCGACGGCGGCAAGTTCGACTGGAAGGCCAGCGGCAAGTTCCCGGGACTGACGGAGCCGGATCCAAGCTACAACGGCCTGGTGTATGCCGATGCCCTTGGACCGCTCGCCTACATCATCAAAGCCCGCGTGCAGCTTCTGCGCGATATCGGTGCATCCTTGTCGCCGTTTAACGCCTTCCTGCTCCTGCAAGGATTGGAGACGCTGCACCTGCGCATGGAACGCCACAGCGCCAATGCGCTGAAGGTCGCTCAGTATCTCGAACAGCATGATGCTGTTACGAGCGTCAGCTATCCTGGCTTAAGCTCACATCCTTCCTATGAGCTGGCGAAGAAATATCTGCCGAAGGGGGCGGGCGCGATTCTGACCTTCGAGATCAAGGGAGGCATCGAGGCAGGCAAGAAGCTGATCAACAGTGTGAAACTGTTTAGTCATCTCGCCAACGTCGGGGACAGCAAGTCCTTGATCATCCACCCTGCCAGTACGACGCATTCGCAGTTGAATGAGGAGGAGCTTGCTGCTGCAGGAGTTACGCCGGGTATGGTGCGCCTGTCCGTAGGTACGGAGCACATCGATGATATCATCTACGACCTCGAGCAAGCGATTGCAGCCAGCCAGCGTTAA
- a CDS encoding deoxycytidylate deaminase encodes MTSLRKDWDTYFMDIAFMASTRSRCSRRRVGAVLVQGKKLLGTAYNGAPSGVPDCEEAGCMLVEEYELQVQDNGEEQVVKKQRCVRTIHAEQNLLLFTDRSDREGATVYVTDQPCWTCANMLANSGVTEIVYCREYKKDQDKVSKLMKQKGIHFRQLVGYEPPAGTA; translated from the coding sequence ATGACATCGCTTCGTAAGGATTGGGATACGTACTTCATGGACATCGCCTTCATGGCTTCGACGAGGTCCCGCTGCAGCCGGCGCCGTGTCGGCGCCGTGCTGGTGCAGGGCAAGAAGCTGCTCGGAACGGCCTATAACGGTGCGCCGTCGGGCGTTCCGGACTGCGAAGAAGCGGGTTGCATGCTGGTCGAAGAATATGAGCTGCAAGTTCAGGACAACGGGGAAGAACAAGTGGTGAAGAAACAGCGCTGCGTACGCACGATCCATGCGGAGCAGAACCTGCTTTTGTTCACCGACCGCAGCGACCGGGAGGGGGCGACGGTGTATGTGACGGACCAGCCTTGTTGGACCTGTGCGAATATGCTCGCGAACAGCGGCGTCACAGAGATCGTCTACTGCCGTGAGTATAAGAAGGACCAGGACAAGGTCAGCAAGCTGATGAAACAGAAAGGCATCCATTTCCGGCAGCTCGTCGGTTATGAGCCGCCGGCAGGTACCGCCTAA
- a CDS encoding DNA internalization-related competence protein ComEC/Rec2 — MRSQAGFYGTCACMIGGLAAGLAGRSWAIGCVLLFCIASLYYTKRSFDDLSIRHRLFILSLTLLSIVYGLACEQMNRTSLPDAMNGRIVEAEGTIVSGIKLDGDRLSFQYRVSKLRTPDARSAYSHAAGRGTAEEDVEEIRDLHEKMQVTIYLESQAEQQEAASWIRGMEIRLTGELQIPSSARNFGDFDYRSYLKKQRIHWQIRMEGMSSIVIKSRPGLSGQLLLGSIDRFRNHLTDLVWSLYDERYAGFMQGLLIGDQQRLPQDLYDQFSDIGMTHVLAISGLHVGVFTAGCFWMLKLLRLTREKIYAVSFALVPMYVLGTGASPSAVRAGLMAMLGLVALRLGRWKDTLRFLLIAAVGMLMVNPYFLYNISFQLSFVVTFGLILLVPRIAGMIRLRSAAISGSLAVTAAAQIFSFPIVIYYFHLLHLLSPAANLLLVPLVSVLILPLGMLSLLLGVVHTALGAWPAAIASLAAEGLFRAVEWTAGWQGLLTIWPRVPFWWIAAYYLLILFLFIGLPRLKGLISRRLLKMLVLLTGSLFISLLLYAQIGDRWRQAGIVSVLDVGQGDAILIRTPHGRHLLIDGGGTFRFGEQEAWRARRDPYEVGKDTLVPLLRRRGIQRLDAVIATHLDADHIGGLHAVLENIPTERILYNGTTKDSAYADRLVHTAREKGIPLIRVSAGRTWQADKDTRLQFLHPIVDQEGNGEAVPEVSDQNGASVVFLLQMQDASFLLTGDIGSAEERKVIDYIQEAGARNVLLPDKRFIDVLKVAHHGSRYSTSDDWLGYWQPAVAAISVGRNSYGHPSEDVLGRLMEHGVKMYRTDEHGEIQFMSSGGKLYLRTKYWGTEGEHP; from the coding sequence ATGCGGTCACAGGCGGGATTTTACGGCACTTGCGCTTGTATGATCGGCGGGCTCGCAGCGGGACTTGCAGGGCGAAGCTGGGCGATCGGTTGCGTGCTGCTCTTTTGCATCGCTTCCCTATATTATACGAAGCGTTCCTTCGATGACCTAAGCATTCGTCATCGCTTGTTCATCCTCTCCTTAACGCTTCTATCCATCGTGTATGGACTGGCATGTGAACAGATGAACCGCACGTCGCTGCCTGATGCCATGAACGGGAGGATCGTTGAGGCGGAAGGGACGATCGTGTCCGGCATCAAGCTGGACGGTGACAGATTGTCCTTCCAATACCGTGTCAGCAAGCTGAGAACGCCTGATGCGCGAAGCGCCTACAGTCATGCAGCTGGCAGAGGTACAGCGGAAGAGGATGTTGAAGAGATCCGGGATCTTCATGAGAAGATGCAGGTGACGATCTATCTGGAATCGCAAGCGGAACAACAGGAAGCTGCGTCCTGGATCCGCGGCATGGAGATCCGGCTAACGGGGGAGCTTCAGATTCCGAGTTCAGCACGGAATTTTGGCGATTTTGATTATCGTTCATATCTTAAGAAACAGCGCATCCACTGGCAGATCCGGATGGAGGGGATGTCCTCCATCGTGATCAAGTCAAGACCCGGGCTGAGCGGTCAACTGTTGCTCGGTTCGATCGACCGCTTCCGGAATCATCTTACGGATCTTGTGTGGTCATTATATGATGAACGCTATGCGGGCTTTATGCAGGGGCTGTTAATCGGGGATCAGCAGAGGCTGCCGCAGGACCTGTATGATCAATTCTCCGATATCGGGATGACCCATGTGCTGGCGATCTCCGGACTGCACGTCGGCGTATTCACCGCGGGCTGCTTCTGGATGCTTAAGCTGCTCCGGCTGACCCGTGAGAAGATCTACGCCGTCAGCTTCGCCCTTGTCCCGATGTACGTGCTGGGCACAGGTGCATCTCCATCGGCGGTGCGCGCAGGCTTGATGGCGATGCTGGGCCTTGTTGCCCTGCGCCTCGGCCGCTGGAAGGATACGCTTCGTTTCTTGCTGATCGCAGCCGTTGGGATGTTAATGGTGAACCCTTATTTTCTCTACAATATCAGTTTCCAGCTGTCCTTCGTTGTCACCTTCGGTCTGATCTTGCTTGTACCGCGGATCGCTGGGATGATTCGCCTGCGCTCCGCTGCCATCTCCGGTTCTCTTGCCGTGACGGCCGCTGCCCAGATCTTCTCCTTCCCCATCGTGATCTATTATTTTCATCTCCTCCATCTCCTCTCCCCGGCGGCGAACCTGCTGCTGGTGCCGCTGGTAAGCGTGCTGATCCTGCCCCTCGGCATGCTTTCACTGCTGCTTGGAGTGGTGCATACCGCTCTCGGTGCATGGCCGGCAGCCATCGCTTCGCTGGCAGCGGAAGGGCTCTTTCGGGCCGTCGAATGGACCGCCGGCTGGCAAGGGCTGCTAACGATCTGGCCGAGAGTGCCCTTCTGGTGGATCGCGGCCTATTATCTTCTGATCCTCTTCCTGTTCATCGGTCTGCCCCGTCTCAAGGGCCTGATCAGCCGTCGTCTGTTGAAGATGCTGGTGCTGCTGACAGGTTCGCTGTTTATCTCCCTGCTTCTATATGCTCAAATCGGCGATCGCTGGAGGCAAGCGGGGATCGTCAGTGTCCTGGATGTGGGGCAGGGGGATGCCATCCTGATCCGCACCCCGCATGGGCGGCATCTATTAATCGACGGCGGCGGCACGTTCCGCTTCGGCGAGCAAGAAGCATGGCGAGCCCGCAGGGATCCCTATGAAGTAGGCAAGGATACGCTCGTGCCATTGCTCAGGCGGCGCGGCATCCAACGGCTCGATGCGGTGATCGCAACGCACTTGGATGCGGATCATATCGGCGGTCTGCATGCGGTTTTGGAGAACATCCCGACGGAACGAATCCTCTACAACGGCACGACCAAGGATTCCGCTTATGCAGATCGTCTGGTACACACAGCCAGAGAGAAGGGAATACCGCTGATCCGTGTATCCGCAGGAAGGACGTGGCAAGCGGATAAGGACACAAGACTCCAATTTCTCCATCCCATCGTGGATCAGGAGGGAAACGGTGAAGCAGTTCCAGAAGTAAGCGATCAGAATGGGGCTTCCGTCGTGTTCTTGCTGCAGATGCAGGATGCCTCCTTTCTCTTAACAGGGGATATCGGTTCGGCGGAGGAGCGCAAGGTGATCGACTATATTCAAGAAGCGGGAGCCAGGAATGTTCTCCTTCCGGACAAGCGGTTCATCGACGTGCTGAAAGTCGCACATCACGGCAGCCGCTACAGCACTTCCGATGATTGGCTCGGCTACTGGCAGCCGGCGGTTGCTGCGATCTCCGTGGGGCGCAACTCCTACGGACATCCATCGGAGGATGTATTGGGCCGGCTGATGGAGCATGGCGTGAAGATGTACCGCACTGATGAGCACGGAGAGATCCAATTCATGTCATCCGGCGGGAAGCTGTATCTACGAACCAAATACTGGGGAACAGAGGGCGAGCATCCATAG
- a CDS encoding RNA polymerase sigma factor has protein sequence MVEQELIRSAQSGDRDALIQLLREIESHVYRTAYYILGNEQDAMDAAQEALIRIYTKIDSFEEKARFKTWVQRIVTNICIDKFRRNKPTVSIDEHNLTFTSDHSVEDEVVAAYVSQDVRDAINKLSDHYRAVVVLRYLQDFSYNEISESLGLPLNTVKSYLFRARQQLQVLLQDYLKGGVGG, from the coding sequence GTGGTAGAGCAAGAACTGATCAGGTCTGCTCAATCGGGTGATCGCGACGCTCTTATCCAGCTGCTTCGGGAGATCGAGTCGCATGTCTACCGGACAGCATACTATATACTAGGCAATGAGCAGGATGCCATGGATGCTGCTCAAGAAGCACTAATTCGCATATACACCAAGATTGATTCGTTCGAGGAGAAAGCGCGTTTTAAGACATGGGTTCAGAGGATTGTGACGAATATCTGTATCGACAAATTCCGCAGAAACAAACCAACGGTATCCATCGATGAACACAACCTCACCTTCACCTCCGATCACAGCGTGGAGGATGAGGTGGTTGCAGCTTATGTATCGCAAGACGTTCGCGATGCGATCAACAAGCTTTCTGATCATTATCGAGCGGTTGTGGTTTTGCGTTATCTGCAGGATTTTTCCTATAACGAGATATCAGAATCGTTAGGCTTGCCTTTGAACACCGTCAAATCTTACTTATTCCGAGCAAGACAACAGCTGCAAGTGCTGTTGCAAGACTATTTGAAGGGTGGTGTTGGGGGATGA
- a CDS encoding anti-sigma factor has protein sequence MNCHEVMEYMQRQLDNDLSEAEQTLFELHLRSCASCRTAMERLQRLADELSHLPEVHPPVSLVDAILPKLAEIDREREAASVVPLPHGAEERGQDRKMSNVRRSRRKTYGVIGGVAAASLLLGIVISNFNGASQQLADNSLTTDVMSYNRETASDMATLMQDTAYDDGEPRLRAVEEKHASTTGEVEPSVSGAAPDAGGEAGPRQPAGGDGLDIQPALNAELRGASEEPASPPEPHDEMGFGFEIIDVIDQHGSVAGGLASPDGSYSAYIENGTVVVLDADQERIYVSQSYADGEIIDLEWAGNERLTFKIQSGQTVETYYIDVASREEGKAS, from the coding sequence ATGAATTGTCACGAGGTGATGGAATATATGCAGCGACAGCTGGACAACGACTTGTCAGAAGCCGAGCAAACCTTGTTCGAGTTGCATCTGCGCAGCTGTGCAAGCTGCCGCACTGCGATGGAACGATTACAGCGACTGGCTGACGAGCTGTCGCATCTGCCCGAGGTTCATCCGCCCGTAAGCCTGGTCGATGCGATCCTGCCCAAGCTTGCCGAGATCGATCGAGAGCGGGAGGCTGCGTCGGTCGTACCGCTGCCGCATGGAGCAGAAGAACGCGGACAAGATCGTAAGATGAGTAATGTCAGAAGGTCAAGGCGTAAGACATATGGAGTGATTGGCGGTGTGGCTGCGGCAAGCCTGCTGCTCGGCATCGTGATATCTAACTTCAACGGTGCATCCCAGCAGCTTGCTGATAACAGCCTCACCACTGATGTGATGAGTTATAACCGCGAGACGGCATCGGATATGGCAACATTGATGCAAGATACCGCTTATGACGACGGAGAACCGAGATTAAGGGCAGTTGAGGAGAAGCATGCTTCAACGACAGGGGAAGTCGAACCCTCGGTGTCGGGGGCGGCGCCGGATGCCGGCGGGGAAGCAGGTCCGAGACAGCCTGCAGGGGGCGATGGACTCGATATTCAACCGGCCTTGAATGCCGAGCTGCGAGGCGCCTCGGAAGAACCCGCATCACCGCCCGAGCCTCATGACGAGATGGGCTTCGGCTTTGAGATCATCGATGTGATCGACCAACATGGAAGCGTGGCCGGCGGTTTGGCTTCGCCGGACGGTTCTTATTCGGCCTATATCGAGAACGGCACCGTTGTTGTGCTCGATGCGGACCAAGAGCGCATCTATGTCTCACAATCCTATGCGGATGGGGAGATCATCGATCTGGAGTGGGCCGGCAATGAGCGCCTCACCTTTAAGATCCAAAGCGGTCAGACCGTAGAGACTTACTATATCGATGTGGCCAGCCGTGAGGAAGGGAAGGCATCATGA
- the holA gene encoding DNA polymerase III subunit delta: protein MIAAADANQRLQEAAAGRVQPIYVCYGTETYRLERFVEALIDALLPSESREFSFSKYDLSQTPLAEVLDDAETGSFFSERKVILAEEALFLTGAKPVSKVDHDTDRFAKYLDAPSDQSVIIFTVHHEKLDERKKIVRMLKNMGSLVRFAELSEVELANWVEQQAASGGCRFSPQAVERLLAAAGTDMQVLSNEIEKLVLYAGRGGVITAELIDELVVRNSEQTVFMLVDEAVKRRPEQALSMLHELLKQREEPIKILALIARQFRIMIQVKQLAEQGMSYSQIGGIIGLPPYPVKLAHGMSRSYNMKQLMTCLHKLADLDYRMKQGLVDKTLGLELFILELAAS, encoded by the coding sequence ATGATTGCGGCAGCTGATGCCAACCAACGATTGCAGGAAGCGGCCGCCGGCCGCGTACAACCGATCTATGTCTGTTACGGGACAGAGACCTACCGTTTGGAGCGTTTCGTCGAAGCGCTGATCGATGCCTTGCTGCCGTCGGAATCCAGGGAGTTCTCATTCAGTAAGTACGACTTGTCTCAGACGCCCCTGGCAGAAGTGCTCGATGATGCGGAGACCGGCTCCTTCTTCAGCGAGCGCAAGGTGATTCTTGCGGAAGAAGCTTTATTCTTAACCGGTGCCAAACCCGTCAGCAAGGTGGATCATGATACCGATCGGTTCGCGAAGTATCTGGATGCACCGTCGGATCAGTCCGTCATTATCTTCACGGTGCATCATGAGAAATTAGATGAACGCAAGAAAATTGTCAGAATGTTGAAAAATATGGGTTCCCTTGTTCGCTTCGCCGAGTTATCGGAAGTTGAGCTGGCAAATTGGGTCGAGCAGCAAGCAGCCAGCGGCGGATGCCGATTCTCGCCGCAAGCGGTAGAGCGCTTACTCGCTGCCGCGGGCACCGATATGCAGGTGCTGAGTAACGAGATCGAGAAACTGGTGCTCTACGCCGGCCGCGGCGGTGTTATCACTGCGGAGCTGATCGACGAGCTGGTCGTGAGGAATTCGGAACAGACGGTCTTCATGCTGGTCGATGAAGCGGTGAAGCGCAGGCCGGAACAAGCGCTGTCGATGCTGCATGAGCTGCTCAAGCAGCGGGAGGAACCGATCAAGATTCTGGCGCTCATCGCCAGACAGTTTCGCATCATGATCCAGGTCAAACAGCTGGCTGAGCAGGGGATGTCCTATTCCCAGATCGGCGGGATCATCGGCCTTCCCCCATACCCTGTGAAACTCGCCCATGGCATGAGCAGATCCTATAATATGAAGCAATTGATGACTTGTTTGCACAAGCTGGCCGATCTGGACTATCGCATGAAGCAAGGTCTGGTCGACAAGACGCTGGGCCTTGAGCTGTTCATCTTAGAATTGGCGGCGTCGTAA